In Fragaria vesca subsp. vesca linkage group LG5, FraVesHawaii_1.0, whole genome shotgun sequence, the genomic stretch TGGTTTTGGTTTTGTTGAGTTCTGTAAAGTAGGATTGTTGATTCTTTGGTTTTGGTTATCTTTGATTTCAATTCTTTGTTTTGCCAAATTAGCTCTTTTACTTGTTTAGTAGAAGATCATTGTGCAGATGTTGTTGTTACTTGCTCAGAGTCTTTAAACGTTTCTTTGAAACTTGAGACATAGGTATATTAGCAGATTTTTAGAAAAAAATACTAGAACTGTTACTGAACTTTGAAATTGCATAACTAATTACAGAAAATCATTTTGAGGTGATTTAAGTTCTGAAAGCTTCTGATATCTAGTTTATTTCTGTAGAAGGCTATGAAGTCAAATTCTTTACGGATTTGTATAGTTTTTAATATGAAAGTGAATGTGTTAGAAAAATGTTGTGTTTATATGTGTCCAGTAAATGTGTATTGAGAAGCAACTCACTTCTCATGCTTGTTAAGGTGTTTACTCAGTTAAATACTTTATTTTAGAGTACTGAAATTAATGTATTGCATTGCTAAAAAATAACTTGTTGTCTTGATCATGAACTCGCTATGAAAATCAATCAAGGTAGGGGGATCTCGGGAACCTCTATATTTAATTTATTGTGTTTTGTTTGCTGGTTTTCTATATGTGTTTTGTTTGTTGTTTGCTGTTTTGAAGCTCTTTATAATTGTTGTGTTTCTGGCTGATGTTTTGCTATATATGATTTTGTTTATGAAACTTGATTGTGGAATTATTGATCAGGTGTTATTTGTGATATGTCCTTAGTTAATCAACATGTTCATGAATATAAAACTAAGGAACCAAGAGTTTGACGAAATTGAGAATGAGATTTTGAGAGAATGCTTTTGTGTAGTTGAGCTTAATTCGTAAGGACCAAGTATCAGGTGGGCTAATATGACAGTACGATTTTGGTGATCAAGATTAAGCAAGAGGACTAGCAAAAAGGGAATCATGGTTTGGGTGAGGGGGTTATTATTGAAGGGATCATTGCATTCATGCATTGTTATGGTTGACATCTGTTGTTTAAAGAGGACTAGCCTCTTACTGAGCGTTGTTCACCCTTAAGAATATTGTGCAGGTATTGAACATGAAGTTTAGGTTTCTCTATTTAAAGAGCTTTGTGCATTATGTGAAGAAAGTGTGTGGCTTGTCCTTTTAAATTTCTGTTTAGAATAAGAGAAAAGGCCGCAGCATGTTGTTTAGCTTTTGAAGTTTATATTTTAATTTCAGTTGGAATAATAAAGTTTATATTGTAATTTATGACATCTTAATTGAATTGGCTATGCCCTTTACTTAATTCCAAGTTCTTCGAATTAGTTCTTTATTTTCCAGCTTGTTTATTTAGAGTTCATAGGTTAAACTCAAAGTAAGAATAAAACCTGCAAATCTGAAACAATGTTTTTTTTCAAATTCTGCATCAGTTACCTTTTTTCTGAAAACTGTACAATTTCGTTTGGAATTTGAAGTTGGTTTCTTCAAAAGATTTGTAGTAGACATCTTAAGGTTCGTTCCAGATTTTAAATCACTTGAAAACGATTTTTGTAGATTAAGTTATAATTTTTCAAAGTTTAAGGTCTACATTAGGAAATTCAGCATATTTGTATTTTTTTTTTTTTTTTAGATTTTTGACTAGTTACCTTCTTTCTAAAAACTTTACAAATTGGTTAGTTGTTTGAACTCGGTGTCTTCATGAAAGTTAGAGTAGAGACCTTAATGATCGTTTCAGAACTAGAATCTCTTGAAAATAAGTTTTCTAGAATTAGTTATTATATTCCAAAGTTACAGGTCTGCTGCATAATTTTTTTGAAACAACAGCCAAGTTCTTATTTCTTTTACTAGCTAGTTTTTCTTTTCATACTAGTCACACCTTCGACTCAAAAAAAAAAAATATATATATATATATGGGCTAGGGTGTGACACAGCAGGAGTAACCGAGCTCTTTAGCATGTCACAACCAAAGTACTCGAAATGGAAGTACACACTTGAGAAAAGGCATCCCTACTGATGACGGTGACCAAGGTCTGACATCGGACGGTGTCTACCAATCTGTTTGTACATAGGACTATTATCTTGGCATGTATGGTTGTATGGGCCCCTCACATATTTTGCCGTATTCTCTATAGAGATAAAACATGCCCATATCAATCATCTCTTTAAGTAACAAAAGATTGTCCTTATACAGCTAAACCAAGCTAACAAGTTCACAACAAATGATATGTCGAGTGTCGTGTATTGAGCTAAGTAAAATAACACGATTATCTCATTTAGGTACAACCGTACAACACTTCAGCTTTTAAAACATCTTCATCATCAACCCTTGGAGAAACAGATCTCTTATTGAATCTAAGCTGCGACCGATTATATTAGTGCTCAAAGGATGGACCATATCCATACTAAAACGTCTGAACATCTTTTGGATATATGTTGATTGATGGATCTATTTCAAACTGAGACAAACCCATGTTGATTGTACCGTGAAATGGCACTACCGTGCATACAAGAATTCCTGACGAACGAGCAATTTGGCCAACACAACAACACTATCAAATAGGTGCTCAAAGTACCAATTGTCCCTTTCTTTTTGGGAGACTTGTATCAAACTACCAATTGCTCCTTTCTCCCACATAGAAGAGGGGCTGCATTTCCCACGCGGGTCAAAACCTGCGTTCTCCTTTCGTCTTCCCCCCTCTCTGATGTCATCCAATACATCACCCACCCTCCAGTCCAACCCCACACCCATTCTCAGCCGTCGTTTCCGCCACGCGGACAACGCACCCTATTTATTCCCCATCGTTCCCTTCACTCCATTCGCATTTCACGGACTCAAATCCAACACGACGTCGTTTCCTCCAAGCCCCTACTGCCTTTTAAATCCTCCGCCTCCCGCACTAGCGGAACTGACAAGAACACCAACAAGAACCAAAGCCTTGACCTTTCCGAAACGACAAGGAAAACCAACAGCAGCAACAACATGGGAAGCGAGGGTTGTGCCGCTTCGAGGAAACCCAGGTTCCTCTGCCTTCATGGGTTCCGAACCAGCGGCCTGATCCTCAAGACCCAACTCGGTAACAAGTGGCCGGAGTCGGTGCTCCGGCACTTCGACCTCGACTTTCTCGATGCGCCTTTTCCGGCCATTGGAAAATCCGAGGTCGAAGGCATTTTCGATCCTCCTTATTACGAGTGGTTCCAGTTCAACAAGGTCAACTGTGTTTTCCTAAATCTTTGTCGTCTTATAATCTTGTTGGGTTACAAATTTTGATGGTTTTTTTTTTTTCAGGAATTTTCGGAGTACACAAATTTTGACGAGTGTCTTGAATTCATTGAAGATTACATGGTCAAGAATGGACCTTTTGATGGGCTACTTGGTTTTTCCCAGGTTTCTTTTTTTCTACTTTCAGCACTTTTCCTACAAGAAATTGAAAATAACACAATTTGAGAATAATGTTTAGCTTAATTCTTAGTCTTTCTGATGTTAAATTGATTTAACTGGTTGTTCTTGTGAATAATGCAGGGGGCAATACTGTCAGCTGCTCTGCCTGGTCTACAAGCAAAGGTAATTGACAATGACTGAAAGAAAATGACAAGTTCTGAAAACTGTATTGAAGATGACGGTGATATTTTTTTGTTGTTGTTAGTTATATTGATTTGTTCTTTGTTTGATTGTAGGGTTTGGCATTGACCAAAGTACCTAAAATTAAGTTCTTGATAATAATTGGAGGGGCAAAATTCAGGTCGCCTACCGTGGTTGAAAATGCTTATTCCACTCCGATTCAAATTCCGTCTCTTCACTTTTTAGGTAATTTCTGTTTTGTTTGTTTGGTCGAGTTTCAGTAGTAAATTGATGAAACTTAGATCCAAAATCGGCTACATAGTTCGGTAGTATAGACATGTGTCCCTAACTCATTCCTTACCAAATTATAGAGTACAATCAGTACATGTTTGCAATCACACAAGTTATATTTCAAATAAGCAAAACCTATTTTGATGGGAGTGTTGGGCTTTTCTTCATTAGCAGTCACAATTTAGCATGATAATCCTATATTTTCTAGTGAAATGTTTAGCAAGAGAACCTTATTTACTTTGAAATTTTTTAGCATTAGTAGCCTATTTTCTACGGAAATTTTTGCATGAGAATCCTATCTTCTATTGAAATATTTACCATGAGGAACTATGTAATGGCTTATATGCAGCTCTTTTTTTCCTTCTCTTTTTTTTTTTTTTGACTGTATTGGAAACAAACAAGGCTCGTCATCAATACTAACAAATCACAACTCAATACATGTAAAATAAAAAACTCTTCTAAGAAGTCATATGGAACATATAATTTCTCTAATTCTGTACACATGAGACTGAGTCACAGTTGTCAGCACACTGCATATAAAAAGGGGAAATGAGTCCTTTCCCGGAGCCTAATATTGAAATTCTTGGTATACCATACCAGCATTTAAATTTACTGGTTTTGACAAAACTGTCTAAATATTGCAGGAGAGATGGACTTCTTGAAGCAATATGGACTTGAACTGCTGGAAAACTGCGTGGATCCTTCAGTGATTCATCATCCCAAGGGCCACACGATACCAAGACTCGATGAAAAGGGTTTAGAGACCATTATGAGCTTCATTGAGACGATTCAGAAGAAGTTGGACGAGAAGGAGGAGAAACAGTAATCATGTAGCTCTGGTCACACCCATATTTTGGATTCATATTTAGGTGTGTTCCTCAATTTGTGCCCTGTTGGCGCTATTTTAAGCCATATTCTTTTGATGTTGTTGTTCAATGGAAACTAATAAGAAAAATCTGTACGTGCCAAGAAAGTTCCATAGAAAAAGTACATTAATCTGTCATCTGTTTGGTTTTATTCATTTTTCAACCATATCTGATTTTCTTTTATTTGTGAGGACAAGTTATGGTACTGGGATGTTTATCTTATCCCTATTTTACATCTACTTGAACATAAATCATAATTTATATAAATCAAATTACAACATTGAGAACAAATTGACCATATTTATTTACATTATTTACATAAAGTTAAATTAAGATTACAACATTAAGAACAAATTGACCATATTTATTTACATTATTTACATAAAGTTAAATGGAGTAAATGCTTGTGACACCCTGTAGTTTATACCTAAAATCAGTTTTGTCCCTCACTTTTTTTTTAAACTGGTATACCCTTATACTTTGAATTCTTGACTGATTTGCTCTTGTCGTCAATTGACCGTTAAAGAAGACTGTTAAGTTGCTGAGATGACCGGCTTCAGCTCCTTCATCGTCTCCGGCCTCTCACTCTCTCTCCCACTTCTTCTCCCTCATCTCCCCACTTCCCCACCGCCCAAACAAAATGGAGGAGAAGAAGACCTCCCATCTCTTCTTTTTCACTCTCCTCCTCTCCCTCTCCTCCGCCGCCCTTGACCACCACACCCTCCTCCTCCTCCCCCCTCCCCTCCGCCCCCTCTCTCTCCCAACCCAAATCCTTTTCAGAAACATCCGAACCCGACTCCAACCCATCTTCCCTCTCCCTCCCTCTCCACCACCTCGACGCCCTCTCCTCCAACCAAACCCCCTCCCAACTTTTCCACCTCCACCTCCGCCGCGACTCCCTCCGCTTCAACTCCCTCACCTCCCTCGCCTACAACCGCACTCGACCTGGCCCGGTTTAGGAGTAGCAGGAGGAGGATTTTCTCGGGTCAAAAACCGGGTCGGTTTGGGAGTAGCAGCATTTACAAGGGACGCATTGGAGCCA encodes the following:
- the LOC101310127 gene encoding UPF0483 protein AAEL000016-like; its protein translation is MGSEGCAASRKPRFLCLHGFRTSGLILKTQLGNKWPESVLRHFDLDFLDAPFPAIGKSEVEGIFDPPYYEWFQFNKEFSEYTNFDECLEFIEDYMVKNGPFDGLLGFSQGAILSAALPGLQAKGLALTKVPKIKFLIIIGGAKFRSPTVVENAYSTPIQIPSLHFLGEMDFLKQYGLELLENCVDPSVIHHPKGHTIPRLDEKGLETIMSFIETIQKKLDEKEEKQ